The Coregonus clupeaformis isolate EN_2021a chromosome 20, ASM2061545v1, whole genome shotgun sequence genome contains a region encoding:
- the LOC123481499 gene encoding uncharacterized protein DDB_G0271670-like: MEQQQQVAVKQQQQLPQQQQVASSSAAKSSSSSSSSSYSKSSSRSAAADAQAERAKQQQQQQARKGTSSASPGASSSGGSSRRQQRQQRQHHGGSGTAATSSRSHPAAELSAHNSACTDRARAPERRRRRAAQQSSAAAAAAERSSTAAAVAAAAAAVRIQKKQQADKKIEQQAAEAAAAASSSSSSSKQSKHSSSTSTAQPAAAAAAPSSSSKRTAATAAAAATMPAQLSSGEQQHEKAWQQQQQAPVPAAAKRQQQQRQQQKQQHRSSSAHTTVHSMQLGQQQQQQPIAAAAAPRYKPSSSAAAAELLLKAAAVKSERAVAAAALRAPKSEQQEPKQQQQQVQQQQHQQQLSSSSRSCC, encoded by the exons ATGGAGCAACAACAGCAAGTTGCTgttaagcagcagcagcagttgccgcagcagcagcaggttgccAGCAGCAGTGCAG caaagagcagcagcagcagtagcagcagcagctacAGCAAAAGCAGCAGCAGAAGCGCAGCAGCAGACGCGCAGGCAGAGAGAGcgaaacagcagcagcagcagcaagcacGCAAGGGCACCAGCAGCGCAAGCCCCGGCGCGAGCAGCAGCGGCGGCAGCAGCCGCCgccagcagcggcagcagcggcAGCACCATGGCGGCAGCGGCACAGCAGCGACGAGTAGCCGCAGCCACCCAGCGGCCGAGCTCAGCGCACACAACAGCGCATGCACAGACCGCGCGCGAGCACCAGAGCGGCGGAGGCGCAGAGCAGCACAACAAAGCAgcgcagcagcagcggcagcggaGCGCAGCagtacagcagcagcagtagcagcagcagcagcagcggtgcGAATACAAAAAAAGCAGCAAGCAGACAAGAAAATCGAGCAGCAAGCAGCAGAAGCGGCAGcagcagccagcagcagcagcagcagcagcaagcagaGCAAGCACAGCAGCAGCACCAGCACAGcacagccagcagcagcagcagcagcacccagcagcagcagcaagaggACAGccgcaacagcagcagcagcagcaa CCATGCCAGCGCAGCTAAGCAGCGGAGAGCAGCAGCATGAAAAAGCATGGCAGCAACAGCAGCAAGCGCCGGTACCAGCAGCAGCAAAGCGCCAGCAGCAGCAAAGACAGCAGCAAAAGCAGCAGCACCGCAGCAGCAGCGCACATACCACAGTGCATAGCATGCAGCTaggtcagcagcagcagcagcagccaatagcagcagcagcagcacccagATACAAGCCAAGCagcagcgcagcagcagcag AACTGCTGTTGAAAGCAGCAGCTGTTAAAAGCGAGCGTGCTGTAGCTGCTGCTGCGTTGCGAGCACCGAAGAGCGAGCAGCAAGAGccaaagcagcagcagcagcaagtaCAGcaacagcagcaccagcagcagctaaGCAGCAGCAGCCGCAGTTGCTGTTGA